A portion of the Sus scrofa isolate TJ Tabasco breed Duroc chromosome 5, Sscrofa11.1, whole genome shotgun sequence genome contains these proteins:
- the MAGOHB gene encoding protein mago nashi homolog 2 isoform X2 — translation MIRKEAYVHKSVMEELKRIIDDSEITKEDDALWPPPDRVGRQELEIVIGDEHISFTTSKIGSLIDVNQSKDPEGLRVFYYLVQDLKCLVFSLIGLHFKIKPI, via the exons ATGATCAGAAAGGAG GCTTATGTACACAAGAGTGTAATGGAAGAACTGAAGAGAATTATTGACGACAGTGAAATTACAAAGGAAGATGATGCTTTGTGGCCTCCTCCTGACAGGGTTGGTCGGCAG gagcTTGAAATCGTGATTGGAGATGAACACATTTCTTTCACCACATCAAAAATAGGTTCTCTTATTGATGTTAATCAGTCAAA ggatCCTGAAGGCCTTCGAGTATTTTATTACTTGGTACAGGACCTGAAATGTTTAGTTTTTAGTCTTATTGGATTACATTTCAAGATTAAACCAATCtaa